Proteins encoded together in one Staphylococcus aureus window:
- the ytpR gene encoding YtpR family tRNA-binding protein, whose product MNLFYNPKYVGDVAFLQIEPVEGELNYNKKGNVVEITNEGNVVGYNIFEISKDITIEEKGHIKLTDELVNVFQKRISEAGFDYKLNADLSPKFVVGYVETKDKHPDADKLSVLNVNVGNDTLQIVCGAPNVEAGQKVVVAKVGAVMPSGMVIKDAELRGVASSGMICSMKELNLPNAPEEKGIMVLNDSYEIGQAFFE is encoded by the coding sequence ATGAATTTATTTTACAATCCTAAATATGTAGGAGATGTCGCATTTTTACAAATTGAACCAGTTGAAGGTGAATTAAACTACAATAAAAAAGGTAATGTTGTTGAAATTACTAATGAAGGTAATGTTGTAGGTTATAATATTTTTGAAATTTCAAAAGATATAACAATTGAAGAAAAAGGTCATATTAAATTAACTGATGAACTTGTAAATGTATTCCAAAAGCGTATTTCAGAAGCTGGTTTTGATTATAAATTAAATGCTGATCTATCACCGAAATTTGTAGTTGGCTACGTTGAAACTAAAGACAAACATCCTGATGCAGATAAATTAAGTGTACTAAATGTAAACGTTGGAAATGACACATTACAAATTGTATGTGGCGCGCCTAACGTTGAAGCTGGACAGAAAGTTGTTGTTGCTAAAGTAGGTGCAGTGATGCCTAGCGGTATGGTAATTAAAGATGCTGAATTACGTGGTGTTGCCTCAAGCGGTATGATTTGTTCAATGAAAGAATTGAATTTACCTAATGCACCTGAAGAAAAAGGTATTATGGTATTAAATGACAGCTATGAAATTGGACAAGCATTTTTTGAATAA
- a CDS encoding DUF1444 domain-containing protein has translation MNTFQMRDKLKERLSHLDVDFKFNREEETLRIYRTDNNKGITIKLNAIVAKYEDKKEKIVDEIVYYVDEAIAQMADKTLESISSSQIMPVIRATSFDKKTKQGVPFIYDEHTAETAVYYAVDLGKSYRLIDESMLEDLKLTEQQIREMSLFNVRKLSNSYTTDEVKGNIFYFINSNDGYDASRILNTAFLNEIEAQCQGEMLVAVPHQDVLIIADIRNKTGYDVMAHLTMEFFTKGLVPITSLSFGYKQGHLEPIFILGKNNKQKRDPNVIQRLEANRRKFNKDK, from the coding sequence ATGAATACCTTTCAAATGAGAGATAAATTAAAGGAACGTTTAAGCCATTTAGACGTTGATTTTAAATTTAATCGTGAAGAAGAAACTTTGCGTATTTATCGAACAGATAATAACAAAGGTATCACGATTAAACTTAACGCTATAGTCGCAAAATATGAAGATAAAAAAGAAAAAATTGTAGATGAAATTGTTTATTACGTTGATGAAGCTATTGCACAAATGGCAGATAAAACCCTTGAGAGTATATCATCTAGTCAAATTATGCCTGTCATTAGAGCGACTAGCTTTGATAAAAAAACTAAACAAGGTGTTCCTTTTATCTATGATGAGCATACTGCAGAAACAGCAGTTTATTATGCAGTCGATTTAGGGAAATCATATCGTCTAATTGACGAAAGCATGTTAGAGGATTTGAAGTTAACTGAACAACAAATAAGAGAAATGTCTCTGTTTAATGTTAGAAAATTGTCAAATTCATATACGACTGATGAAGTAAAAGGTAATATTTTTTATTTTATTAACTCAAATGACGGGTATGATGCAAGTAGGATACTAAATACTGCATTTTTAAATGAAATTGAGGCACAATGTCAAGGCGAAATGCTCGTAGCAGTGCCACACCAAGATGTGTTAATTATTGCAGATATACGCAATAAAACAGGATATGATGTGATGGCACATTTAACAATGGAATTTTTCACTAAAGGTCTAGTTCCAATTACATCATTATCCTTTGGATATAAACAGGGTCATCTTGAACCGATATTTATTTTAGGTAAAAATAATAAACAAAAAAGAGATCCAAACGTGATTCAGCGTTTAGAAGCAAATCGTCGTAAATTTAATAAAGATAAATAG
- a CDS encoding thioredoxin family protein — protein sequence MKQLESEQQFESLKQGATVFEFTAGWCPDCRVIEPDLPELEARYPMFDFVSVDRDKFMDICIENGIMGIPSFLVYKNGELLGSYIGKERKSIEQIDAFLAQYV from the coding sequence ATGAAACAACTTGAATCAGAACAACAATTTGAATCTTTAAAACAAGGTGCTACAGTATTTGAATTCACTGCAGGCTGGTGTCCAGATTGTAGAGTGATAGAACCAGATTTACCGGAATTAGAAGCGAGATATCCTATGTTTGACTTCGTATCAGTAGACCGTGATAAATTTATGGATATTTGTATTGAAAATGGTATTATGGGTATTCCAAGTTTTCTAGTATATAAAAATGGAGAACTGCTTGGAAGTTATATTGGAAAAGAACGAAAATCAATTGAACAGATAGATGCATTTTTAGCTCAATACGTGTAA
- a CDS encoding M42 family metallopeptidase, with the protein MNINKKVTLQRIQTLTELHGAPGFEEEVKNYMTQQMAPYVDEFIENRMGGFFGVKKSKNPNAKRVMIAAHMDEIGFMITNITKNGMIQFTNLGGVANDIWQGQRLVIKNRNGDKIIGVVSNIPKHFRTGSEGAPEIKDLTLDIGAQNEDEVRERGIDIGDTIVPHTPFTQLSEHRYSAKAWDNRYGCVLAIEILELLKDIELDVDLYVGANVQEEVGLRGAKASAEMIDPDVAFVVDCSPANDVKGNQPLSGELGKGTLIRIKDGTMILKPVFRDYLLKLVEAHDIEHQYYMSPGGTDGGEIHKANIGIPTAVIGVCARYIHSTDSVFDIRDYFAARSLLSEAICNLDNNQIETLQYK; encoded by the coding sequence ATGAACATAAATAAAAAAGTAACATTACAACGAATTCAAACTTTAACTGAGCTTCATGGGGCACCAGGTTTTGAAGAAGAAGTAAAAAATTATATGACTCAGCAAATGGCGCCGTACGTAGATGAATTTATTGAAAATCGTATGGGTGGATTTTTTGGTGTGAAAAAATCTAAAAATCCAAATGCAAAACGTGTAATGATTGCAGCACATATGGATGAAATCGGATTTATGATTACAAATATCACTAAAAATGGAATGATTCAATTCACAAATTTAGGTGGTGTTGCAAATGATATTTGGCAAGGACAACGCTTAGTAATTAAAAATAGAAATGGCGATAAAATTATCGGTGTTGTTTCTAATATACCTAAACATTTTCGTACTGGTAGTGAAGGTGCACCGGAAATTAAAGATTTAACATTAGATATAGGTGCTCAAAATGAAGATGAGGTGCGTGAGCGCGGAATAGATATAGGAGATACAATTGTACCTCACACGCCATTCACACAGTTATCTGAACATCGATATAGTGCTAAAGCATGGGATAATCGTTATGGTTGTGTCTTGGCAATTGAAATACTAGAATTATTAAAAGATATAGAATTAGATGTAGACTTGTATGTTGGCGCAAATGTTCAAGAAGAGGTTGGATTACGAGGTGCGAAAGCATCTGCAGAGATGATAGACCCAGACGTTGCATTTGTAGTTGATTGTTCACCTGCCAATGACGTTAAAGGAAACCAACCATTATCTGGTGAACTTGGTAAAGGGACGTTAATTCGCATAAAAGACGGTACAATGATTTTAAAGCCTGTATTTAGAGACTATTTATTAAAGTTAGTAGAAGCACATGACATTGAACATCAATACTATATGTCACCAGGTGGAACAGATGGTGGAGAAATTCATAAAGCTAATATTGGTATTCCGACTGCAGTTATTGGTGTATGTGCACGATATATTCATAGTACAGACTCAGTATTTGATATAAGAGACTATTTTGCAGCTAGATCTTTACTTTCAGAAGCCATTTGTAATTTAGATAATAATCAAATAGAAACATTACAATATAAATAA
- a CDS encoding PepSY domain-containing protein — MTKLKYIIPTIIAVAIVIISTISIIQFINRKRYNPVKVLNEVKSYFMNVKGSYIVYEPFVHPETDKYRLVYQGGITTIKNGQNIHYDFYADAYTGEVINIVER; from the coding sequence ATGACTAAACTGAAATATATAATTCCAACAATAATTGCAGTAGCCATTGTAATTATTTCTACCATTTCAATCATCCAATTTATTAATCGTAAACGCTATAATCCCGTTAAAGTACTTAATGAAGTAAAATCATATTTTATGAATGTCAAAGGCTCATATATCGTTTATGAACCATTCGTTCATCCTGAAACTGATAAATACCGTTTAGTTTATCAAGGTGGAATTACAACTATTAAAAATGGTCAAAATATTCATTATGATTTTTATGCAGATGCATATACTGGTGAAGTCATTAACATTGTAGAGCGTTAA
- a CDS encoding MBL fold metallo-hydrolase, whose amino-acid sequence MKIGDISIHYLNGGNTKMDGGAMFGVVPKPLWSKQYNANERNQINLPTHPILIQTAQYNLIIDAGIGNGKLSEKQLRNFGVDEESHIIADLANYNLTPKDIDYVLMTHMHFDHAAGLTDQAGHAIFENAIHVVQQDEWHEFIAPNIRSKSTYWDKNKGDYSNKLILFEKHFEPVLGIKMQHSGGHSFGHTIITIESQGDKAVHMGDIFPTTAHKNPLWVTAYDDYPMQSIREKERMIPYFIQQQYWFLFYHDENYFAVKYSDNGENIDAYILRETLVDNN is encoded by the coding sequence ATGAAAATCGGGGATATATCTATTCATTATCTAAATGGTGGCAATACAAAAATGGATGGCGGTGCAATGTTTGGTGTTGTTCCGAAGCCGTTGTGGTCAAAGCAATACAATGCAAATGAACGAAATCAAATCAATTTACCGACACATCCAATTTTGATTCAAACGGCTCAATATAATTTGATTATAGATGCAGGTATTGGTAATGGTAAATTATCTGAAAAGCAATTACGTAATTTTGGAGTAGATGAAGAAAGTCATATAATTGCTGATTTGGCAAATTATAATTTAACGCCAAAGGATATTGATTATGTGCTAATGACACATATGCATTTTGATCATGCTGCCGGTTTGACTGATCAAGCAGGACATGCAATTTTTGAAAATGCGATTCATGTTGTGCAACAAGATGAGTGGCATGAGTTTATTGCACCTAATATAAGAAGTAAATCAACTTACTGGGATAAGAATAAAGGCGATTATAGTAACAAGTTGATTTTATTCGAAAAACATTTTGAACCGGTTCTGGGTATCAAGATGCAACATAGTGGAGGTCATAGCTTTGGCCACACGATTATTACGATTGAAAGTCAAGGAGATAAAGCAGTTCATATGGGTGATATATTCCCAACTACTGCACATAAAAATCCTCTATGGGTAACGGCATATGATGATTATCCTATGCAATCGATTCGTGAAAAAGAACGCATGATACCATATTTTATTCAGCAACAATATTGGTTCTTGTTTTATCATGATGAAAACTACTTTGCTGTAAAATACAGCGATAATGGTGAAAACATAGATGCATATATTTTACGTGAAACATTAGTTGATAATAACTAA
- the trmB gene encoding tRNA (guanosine(46)-N7)-methyltransferase TrmB, producing the protein MRVRYKPWAEDYLKDHPELVDMDGQHAGKMTEWFDKTQPIHIEIGSGMGQFITTLAAQNPHINYISMEREKSIVYKVLDKVKEMGLTNLKIICNDAIELNEYFKDGEVSRIYLNFSDPWPKNRHAKRRLTYHTFLALYQQILNDEGDLHFKTDNRGLFAYSLESMSQFGMYFTKINLNLHQEDDGSNILTEYEKKFSDKGSRIYRMEAKFHSQK; encoded by the coding sequence ATGAGAGTTCGATACAAACCATGGGCTGAAGATTATTTAAAAGATCATCCTGAATTGGTTGACATGGACGGTCAACATGCAGGGAAAATGACTGAATGGTTTGATAAAACGCAACCGATACACATTGAAATTGGTTCGGGTATGGGGCAGTTTATTACAACATTAGCTGCTCAAAATCCTCATATTAACTATATTTCAATGGAACGTGAGAAAAGTATCGTTTATAAAGTATTGGATAAAGTTAAAGAGATGGGTTTAACAAATTTAAAGATTATTTGTAATGACGCCATTGAATTAAATGAATATTTTAAAGACGGCGAAGTTTCGCGTATTTATTTGAACTTTTCAGATCCATGGCCAAAAAATCGTCATGCAAAACGACGTTTAACGTATCATACGTTTTTAGCGTTGTATCAACAAATCTTAAATGATGAAGGAGATTTACATTTTAAAACTGATAACAGAGGACTATTTGCCTACAGTTTAGAAAGTATGTCTCAATTTGGAATGTATTTTACAAAAATAAATCTAAATTTACATCAAGAAGACGATGGCAGTAATATTTTAACAGAATATGAAAAGAAATTTTCGGATAAAGGGTCACGTATTTATCGTATGGAAGCGAAATTCCATTCACAAAAATAG
- a CDS encoding phosphotransferase family protein gives MEQFYQLGWTLDSAGGASGEAYMAEQDGQKLFLKRNSNPFIAALSAEGIVPKLVWTKRIETGEVVTAQHWKNGRELSSNEMKQTRVAHLLKKIHNSRPLLSMLKRMEMEPITPEIMLNKINASLSREVLTHHIVRKSLTYLEEHIPSLDSRFFTVVHGDVNHNNWLLSDRDELFLVDWEGAMIADPAIDIGMLLYNYVPQQQWSEWLETYGVQESLNLNKRMKWYTVIQSIGLVQWYEEQKRYKDMNTWLKFLNEVMNSNMFI, from the coding sequence TTGGAGCAGTTTTATCAATTAGGGTGGACACTTGATTCAGCAGGTGGTGCATCTGGTGAAGCATATATGGCTGAACAAGATGGACAAAAGTTGTTTTTAAAACGAAATTCAAATCCATTTATTGCGGCATTATCAGCAGAAGGTATTGTGCCCAAATTAGTATGGACGAAACGCATAGAAACAGGCGAGGTTGTTACAGCACAACATTGGAAAAATGGGCGTGAACTATCTTCAAACGAAATGAAGCAAACAAGAGTTGCACATTTATTAAAGAAGATACACAATTCTAGACCTTTATTAAGTATGTTAAAGCGTATGGAAATGGAACCTATTACTCCTGAGATTATGCTTAATAAAATTAATGCCTCTTTATCAAGAGAAGTTTTAACACATCATATTGTGAGAAAATCATTAACCTATTTAGAAGAGCATATACCGAGTTTAGATTCGCGTTTTTTCACTGTTGTACATGGTGATGTGAATCATAATAATTGGTTATTATCCGATCGAGATGAACTATTTTTAGTTGATTGGGAAGGTGCAATGATTGCAGACCCGGCAATTGATATCGGAATGCTGCTTTACAACTATGTTCCACAACAACAATGGTCTGAATGGCTTGAAACATATGGTGTTCAAGAGAGCTTGAATTTAAATAAACGTATGAAATGGTATACGGTAATTCAATCTATAGGTCTTGTTCAATGGTATGAAGAGCAAAAAAGATATAAGGATATGAACACTTGGCTTAAATTCCTAAATGAAGTTATGAATAGTAACATGTTTATTTAA
- the dat gene encoding D-amino-acid transaminase, producing the protein MEKIFLNGEFVSPSEAKVSYNDRGYVFGDGIYEYIRVYNGKLFTVTEHYERFLRSANEIGLDLNYSVEELIELSRKLVDMNQIETGAIYIQATRGVAERNHSFPTPEVEPAIVAYTKSYDRPYDHLENGVNGVTVEDIRWLRCDIKSLNLLGNVLAKEYAVKYNAVEAIQHRGETVTEGSSSNAYAIKDGVIYTHPINNYILNGITRIVIKKIAEDYNIPFKEETFTVDFLKNADEVIVSSTSAEVTPVIKLDGEPVNDGKVGPITRQLQEGFEKYIESHSI; encoded by the coding sequence ATGGAAAAAATTTTTTTAAATGGTGAGTTTGTAAGTCCAAGTGAAGCAAAGGTTTCATACAACGACAGAGGATACGTATTTGGCGATGGTATTTATGAATACATTCGAGTATATAATGGTAAGTTATTTACAGTAACAGAACATTATGAAAGATTTTTACGTAGTGCCAATGAGATTGGTTTAGATTTAAATTATTCTGTAGAAGAATTAATTGAACTATCTCGTAAATTAGTTGATATGAATCAAATTGAAACTGGGGCAATTTATATTCAAGCAACGCGTGGTGTAGCTGAAAGGAATCATAGCTTCCCGACACCTGAAGTAGAACCAGCAATTGTTGCTTATACAAAGAGTTATGATCGTCCTTATGATCATTTAGAAAATGGTGTGAATGGTGTTACCGTTGAAGATATCCGATGGTTACGTTGCGACATTAAAAGCTTGAACTTATTAGGAAATGTATTAGCAAAAGAATATGCTGTGAAATATAATGCAGTTGAAGCAATTCAACATCGAGGTGAAACTGTAACTGAAGGATCTTCAAGTAATGCTTATGCAATTAAAGACGGTGTGATTTATACACATCCGATTAACAACTATATTCTTAATGGTATTACACGAATTGTAATTAAAAAAATTGCCGAAGACTATAACATCCCATTTAAAGAAGAAACGTTTACTGTAGATTTCTTGAAAAACGCAGATGAAGTTATTGTTTCAAGTACTTCAGCTGAGGTTACACCTGTTATTAAATTAGATGGTGAACCAGTTAATGATGGTAAAGTTGGCCCAATTACACGTCAACTACAAGAAGGATTTGAAAAGTATATAGAGTCACACAGTATTTAA
- the sapep gene encoding Mn(2+)-dependent dipeptidase Sapep yields MWKEKVQQYEDQIINDLKGLLAIESVRDDAKASEDAPVGPGPRKALDYMYEIAHRDGFTTHDVDHIAGRIEAGKGNDVLGILCHVDVVPAGDGWDSNPFEPVVTEDAIIARGTLDDKGPTIAAYYAIKILEDMNVDWKKRIHMIIGTDEESDWKCTDRYFKTEEMPTLGFAPDAEFPCIHGEKGITTFDLVQNKLTEDQDEPDYELITFKSGERYNMVPDHAEARVLVKENMTDVIQDFEYFLEQNHLQGDSTVDSGILVLTVEGKAVHGMDPSIGVNAGLYLLKFLASLNLDNNAQAFVAFSNRYLFNSDFGEKMGMKFHTDVMGDVTTNIGVITYDNENAGLFGINLRYPEGFEFEKAMDRFANEIQQYGFEVKLGKVQPPHYVDKNDPFVQKLVTAYRNQTNDMTEPYTIGGGTYARNLDKGVAFGAMFSDSEDLMHQKNEYITKKQLFNATSIYLEAIYSLCVEE; encoded by the coding sequence ATGTGGAAAGAAAAAGTTCAACAATACGAAGATCAAATCATTAATGACTTAAAAGGATTATTAGCAATTGAAAGTGTGAGAGATGATGCAAAAGCATCAGAAGACGCACCAGTTGGTCCAGGTCCTCGTAAGGCATTAGACTACATGTATGAAATTGCACATAGAGATGGATTTACAACACATGATGTGGATCATATTGCAGGAAGAATTGAGGCAGGTAAAGGAAATGACGTATTAGGTATCTTATGTCATGTTGACGTTGTTCCTGCTGGTGATGGATGGGATAGTAATCCGTTCGAGCCGGTTGTAACAGAAGATGCTATCATAGCTAGAGGTACACTTGATGACAAAGGTCCAACAATTGCTGCTTATTATGCAATTAAGATATTAGAAGATATGAATGTGGATTGGAAGAAACGTATTCATATGATTATTGGTACGGATGAAGAATCTGATTGGAAATGTACGGATCGCTATTTTAAAACAGAAGAAATGCCAACATTAGGTTTTGCACCAGATGCAGAATTTCCATGTATTCATGGTGAAAAAGGCATTACAACATTTGATTTAGTTCAAAATAAACTTACTGAAGATCAAGATGAACCTGATTATGAATTAATAACTTTTAAATCTGGTGAACGTTACAACATGGTACCTGATCATGCAGAAGCAAGAGTGCTTGTTAAAGAAAATATGACAGATGTTATTCAAGACTTTGAGTACTTTTTAGAACAAAATCATTTACAAGGTGATAGTACTGTTGATAGTGGCATTCTAGTTTTAACAGTTGAAGGTAAAGCGGTTCATGGTATGGATCCATCTATCGGTGTGAATGCGGGTCTTTACTTACTAAAATTCTTAGCATCATTAAATCTTGATAATAATGCACAAGCGTTTGTAGCATTTAGTAATCGCTACTTATTTAATTCAGATTTTGGTGAAAAGATGGGAATGAAATTCCATACAGATGTCATGGGTGACGTGACAACTAACATTGGTGTTATTACATATGATAATGAAAACGCAGGTCTTTTCGGTATCAACTTACGCTACCCAGAAGGATTTGAATTTGAAAAAGCTATGGATCGTTTTGCAAATGAGATTCAACAATATGGCTTTGAAGTGAAATTAGGTAAAGTCCAACCACCACATTATGTTGATAAAAATGATCCTTTTGTACAAAAGTTAGTTACTGCATATAGAAATCAAACAAATGATATGACTGAACCTTATACTATAGGTGGCGGTACTTATGCGAGAAACTTAGACAAGGGTGTAGCATTTGGCGCAATGTTTAGTGATTCTGAAGATTTAATGCATCAGAAAAATGAATATATCACTAAAAAACAGTTATTTAACGCAACTAGTATTTACTTAGAAGCAATTTATTCATTATGCGTGGAGGAATAA
- a CDS encoding YtxH domain-containing protein encodes MAKGNLFKAILGIGGAVAAVLVTRKDSRDKLKAEYNKYKQDPQSYKDNAKDKATQLGTIANETIKEVKTNPKEYANRLKNNPKAFFKEEKSKFTEYDNKTDESIEKGKFDDEGGAAPNNNLRIVTEEDLKKNKNALSDKE; translated from the coding sequence ATGGCAAAAGGTAATTTATTTAAAGCGATTTTAGGTATAGGTGGCGCTGTAGCAGCTGTACTTGTTACACGTAAAGATAGTCGTGACAAGCTGAAAGCAGAATATAATAAATATAAACAAGATCCTCAAAGCTATAAAGATAATGCTAAGGATAAAGCGACGCAATTAGGAACAATTGCTAATGAAACAATTAAAGAAGTAAAAACAAATCCGAAAGAATATGCTAATAGATTAAAAAATAATCCAAAAGCATTTTTCAAAGAAGAAAAATCAAAATTTACCGAATATGACAATAAGACTGACGAAAGTATTGAAAAAGGTAAATTTGATGATGAAGGTGGCGCAGCACCAAATAATAATTTACGTATCGTCACTGAAGAAGATTTAAAAAAGAATAAAAATGCATTATCTGATAAAGAATAA
- a CDS encoding pseudouridine synthase, translating to MRIDKFLANMGVGTRNEVKQLLKKGLVNVNEQVIKSPKTHIEPENDKITVRGELIEYIENVYIMLNKPKGYISATEDHHSKTVIDLIPEYQHLNIFPVGRLDKDTEGLLLITNDGDFNHELMSPNKHVSKKYEVISANPITEDDIQAFKEGVTLTDGKVKPAILTYIDNQTSHVTIYEGKYHQVKRMFHSIQNEVLHLRRIKIADLELDSNLDSGEYRLLTENDFDKLNYK from the coding sequence ATGAGAATAGATAAATTTTTAGCAAATATGGGCGTCGGTACACGTAATGAGGTCAAACAGTTACTTAAAAAAGGCCTTGTAAATGTCAACGAACAAGTAATTAAATCACCAAAAACACATATAGAACCAGAAAACGATAAGATAACAGTTCGTGGAGAATTAATAGAATACATTGAAAATGTCTATATTATGTTAAATAAGCCAAAAGGTTATATATCAGCAACTGAAGATCATCATTCAAAAACCGTTATTGATTTAATACCTGAATACCAACATCTAAATATTTTTCCGGTTGGTCGTCTTGATAAAGATACAGAAGGGCTTTTATTGATAACGAATGATGGTGATTTTAATCATGAATTAATGAGTCCAAACAAACATGTTTCTAAAAAATATGAAGTTATTTCAGCAAATCCTATCACTGAAGACGACATTCAAGCTTTTAAAGAGGGTGTAACACTGACTGATGGCAAGGTTAAGCCTGCAATATTAACTTATATTGATAATCAAACGTCACACGTAACAATTTATGAAGGAAAATATCATCAAGTTAAACGAATGTTTCATAGCATTCAAAATGAGGTATTACATTTAAGACGTATCAAAATTGCTGATTTAGAATTGGACAGCAATTTAGATTCAGGAGAATATCGTTTATTAACTGAAAATGATTTTGACAAATTAAATTATAAATAA